A window of Bacteroidota bacterium contains these coding sequences:
- a CDS encoding peptidase S8, with the protein MNQYLKRTCAWMLSVIAATTVSAQKEEVPKGWHLMDKETSGYYGISIDKAYDFVKSKNLKSNTVIVAVIDSGIDTTHEDLKAVLWTNPKEIPDNGIDDDKNGYVDDIHGWNFIGGKDGRNVKEDSYEAARVYHKYKSKYDGKEIDESKLSADDLFEYKMWKRSKEEVAGGGADGDAGGLDVMMMQNVLKSMTKSDSILKKAMAKEIYTGKELKEFTSQEADVKKAKMAVLGIMEGNDMLESTNKDFLEGFTEFVNGEVKKAEAKDTPPKTYRDDLVKDNYNDFNDKFYGNNDIMANTPLHGTHVSGIIGGIRNNGKGGDGVADNVRIMTVRAVPDGDEHDKDIALAIRYAVDNGAQVINMSFGKSFSPEKKWVDDAVRYAESKGVLLVHAAGNDAKDIDVDYNYPNPVFQTDSKRSGTWITVGASGDPKAGGLTANFSNYGKNEVDVFAPGVRIYSSVPGGNTYNNLQGTSMASPVVAGTAAFILSYYPNLSAKQIKEVIEKSSQHPGDKVKKPGSDETVDLSEISKTGGLLNAYEAIKLASTMKGERTQGDPKPVKTKSTVKPKSKG; encoded by the coding sequence AAGGCTGGCACCTGATGGACAAAGAAACTTCCGGCTATTATGGAATCAGTATTGACAAAGCTTACGATTTTGTAAAATCAAAAAATCTGAAAAGTAATACGGTGATCGTTGCAGTTATCGATTCAGGTATTGATACTACACATGAAGATCTAAAAGCTGTATTGTGGACCAACCCGAAAGAAATTCCCGACAATGGTATTGATGACGATAAGAACGGGTATGTAGACGATATACATGGCTGGAATTTTATTGGTGGCAAAGATGGACGTAATGTAAAAGAAGATTCTTATGAAGCCGCAAGGGTTTATCATAAATACAAATCAAAATATGATGGTAAAGAAATAGACGAATCAAAATTATCAGCTGATGATTTGTTTGAATACAAAATGTGGAAACGTTCGAAAGAAGAAGTGGCCGGCGGCGGTGCAGATGGCGATGCCGGCGGATTGGATGTAATGATGATGCAGAATGTTTTAAAGAGCATGACCAAAAGCGATAGCATCCTGAAAAAAGCGATGGCCAAAGAAATATACACCGGTAAAGAACTGAAAGAATTTACATCGCAGGAAGCAGATGTAAAAAAAGCAAAAATGGCTGTATTGGGCATCATGGAAGGAAATGATATGCTGGAAAGTACTAACAAAGATTTCCTTGAAGGCTTTACCGAGTTTGTAAATGGAGAAGTTAAAAAAGCTGAAGCAAAAGATACTCCACCAAAAACTTACCGTGATGACCTGGTGAAAGATAATTACAATGATTTCAACGATAAGTTTTATGGCAACAATGATATCATGGCAAACACTCCTTTACATGGCACACACGTTTCTGGAATTATTGGCGGTATAAGAAATAATGGTAAAGGTGGCGATGGCGTTGCAGATAATGTTCGCATTATGACAGTTCGTGCTGTTCCTGATGGTGATGAGCATGATAAAGATATCGCATTGGCTATTCGCTATGCGGTAGACAATGGTGCTCAAGTAATCAATATGAGTTTTGGAAAATCATTTTCACCTGAGAAAAAATGGGTGGATGATGCAGTTCGTTATGCAGAGAGCAAAGGTGTATTGCTGGTACATGCAGCCGGTAATGATGCAAAAGATATAGATGTTGATTATAATTATCCGAATCCCGTTTTTCAAACTGACAGCAAACGTTCAGGCACCTGGATCACTGTTGGCGCAAGCGGCGATCCGAAAGCAGGCGGACTTACAGCCAATTTTTCTAACTATGGAAAAAATGAAGTAGATGTATTTGCTCCTGGCGTTAGAATTTATTCAAGTGTTCCCGGTGGAAATACATACAACAACTTACAGGGAACAAGTATGGCCTCGCCAGTGGTAGCAGGAACTGCAGCATTTATTTTAAGCTACTACCCTAACCTTTCTGCAAAACAAATAAAAGAAGTAATTGAAAAATCTTCTCAGCACCCAGGTGATAAAGTAAAAAAACCAGGTTCAGATGAAACAGTAGATCTTTCTGAGATCTCAAAAACAGGCGGACTGCTGAATGCATACGAAGCAATCAAATTAGCTTCAACTATGAAAGGTGAAAGAACGCAGGGAGATCCGAAACCGGTAAAAACAAAATCAACAGTAAAACCTAAATCAAAAGGATAA